Below is a window of Deltaproteobacteria bacterium HGW-Deltaproteobacteria-6 DNA.
CGCGCACCCAAAGACTTCGACATCGTAACAGACGCAAGACCCGGTCAAATCAAACGGCTCTTTCGCAATTGCCGGCTTATCGGCCGCCGCTTCAGGCTGGCCCATCTGCACTTTGCAGACGAAATTCTCGAAGTTTCCACGTTTCGGGCTGATGCTCTCCCTGATGAATCGGACATGGAGAAGCCGCTTCCCGATAATCAGAAGCCCCGTCACCTTAAGGATGATTCCGGAATGGTACTTCGCGACAACGTCTTTGGCACACCGGAGCAGGATGCCCTCCGCCGCGACTTTACGATCAATGCCCTTGCCTATAATATCGCGGACTATTCGGTCATTGACTACTCGACGGGCCTTGGCGACCTCCGCGAGGGGCTCATTCGCCCCATCGGCGACCCGACCGTACGATTTACGGAAGACCCGGTGCGCATGCTTCGCGCCGTTCGTTTCGCGGCATCCCATCATTTTGTCATCGAACCTGTCGCGTGGGAGACGCTCTGCGAGTTGTCATCCACCATCTCCCGCGCATCGCCGGGAAGGCTCTATGAAGAGATGTTGAAACTCTTCCTGTTCGGTTCTGCACGGCCGGCTTTCGGTCTGATGCACAAAAGCGGGCTCCTTGCCGCCCTCTTTCCCATGCTCAGTCTGTGGCTGGGCGAAAGCGCCCATCGTCTGAACATCATGAACACTAATCTCGGGCAGCTCGACTGGCGATACCAGACGGGAACGCC
It encodes the following:
- a CDS encoding poly(A) polymerase, with protein sequence MLQAMQPLIIPRKEHRISRKKINRNVLNTLYRLRDNGFIAYLVGGCVRDLLLERAPKDFDIVTDARPGQIKRLFRNCRLIGRRFRLAHLHFADEILEVSTFRADALPDESDMEKPLPDNQKPRHLKDDSGMVLRDNVFGTPEQDALRRDFTINALAYNIADYSVIDYSTGLGDLREGLIRPIGDPTVRFTEDPVRMLRAVRFAASHHFVIEPVAWETLCELSSTISRASPGRLYEEMLKLFLFGSARPAFGLMHKSGLLAALFPMLSLWLGESAHRLNIMNTNLGQLDWRYQTGTPPSPALFLAAFFGPVLKEAAQAGRRDGISGRLIRDAAFTDLIKECSKTVSIHGKAANQLHNILAMQRLLHNVPPRRPSVIVKRPEFTDALAYLHLEEESGGDNQSARVWWDAFLSREPSSVTTETPADEAPAKRRRRRKRRHRPADRQAGRTLPIFNRG